A region of the Columba livia isolate bColLiv1 breed racing homer chromosome 15, bColLiv1.pat.W.v2, whole genome shotgun sequence genome:
GTCCCCCACCCAGCCCTGTGTTTAAGGAGATTCCCACCCAGGCCTTGGGTCCCCCGTGGGCAGGATGGGACCCACCACCACAGCAAAGAGCTGCGCAGCACCAGGGTGGGGGGATCGCAATTAGAGCTGTGGCTAATGAGGGTTCACTGCTGGATGCTCCCAATCTGAGGGTGCCTGCGGCACCGTGGGGACACCTCACCTTGACATCCCAGATGCTCATGCCGCCGTCCATCCCCGTGGTGCAGAACTGCGAGCAGTTGGCCTTCCCGCCTGCCAGCACCGAGATCTGGCTGCGGGGAGCAAAGGGACAGCGGGGAGTCACCCTGGGCCCCTGAGCAGGGCCAGAGCCCTCCAGCTCCCCCACCCATGGGCAGGGATACCCAGGGGTGCTTAGGGAtacccagggatgctccaggGATGCTCAGCGCATCCCAGCTCCCTGGACTGCACCCCTCCATCTCCCACATCCATGTacagggatgctcagggatacccagggatgctccagggatgctcagggctgtcccagctcctggggctgCACACCTCCATCTCCCCTACCCGTGTACAGGGATGTCCAGGGATACCTGGGGATGCACCAGCGCTGCCCCAGCTCCAGGACCAGAGACCAACACAGCCAAGGGATGCCCAGGGACCAGCACCCCAGGGTGACCCAGCCAAGCCCGCCCCTCCACCCGCTCTCCCCCCAGTCCGTGCCTGATGCTGTTCTTGTGCAGGGTGTCCAGCGAGGCGTTGGTGGTGTCCGAGCTCGCTTTCTTGTCCAGGTTCTGGAAGCGCTCGCGGGCGGTGAGGCCGCGCTGGGAGCTCTGTTTGGGGACGTCCAGCTTCCCCCCGAAGGTCAGTGTGCCCTGGCTCTCCTCATAGGTGAACAGCATTGGGCAGCAGTCGTGGCCCTGGGGAACAGCCCTGCTTAGCACCCTCCTGCCAGTTCCCAGAGCACCATccaccccgtgtccccagcccagaCTCACCGCGGCCACCAGGCTGTTTTCGGTGATGAAGGTGACAGCCAGGAGGGGCAGGGTCTCTGTGCACAGGGAGGCGACACTACAAGGGAGGGACAGGGCGTTACCAGGGAGCTGagcttagaatcatagaatctcagaattgtttgggttgaagggcccttcccagctcccccagtgccacccctgccatgagcagggacatcttcaccagctcaggttgctcagagccccgtccagcctggcctgggatgtctccagggatggttcatccaccacctctctgggaacctgggccaggctctcaccaccctcaggggcaaaagtttcttcctcacatctggCCTGAatcagtttaaaaccaccacccattgtcctgttgcaacaggccctgctaaaagtctgtccccagctTCAATTTCTCAGCGCTGAGACTGGCACAGCTCATGACACAGGTGGGAACCTCAAAACCACAAGGAGCGGACACATCACCTCCTTCCACCAACTCTGCTTGGCCCTTCACCCTCATCCCAACCCAGATGCCTCCATCTTAGGCCAGTGCTGGGAGTCACCCCCCTGCCACCCACAGCACATCTGTCCCCCAGTCCCCTCAACCCCCCTCCATTCCCATCCCTGCTTACGCCATCTTCTTGTTGGCGTCAGCGAGGCAGAGGGTGCTGTCGTGGCTCACCCAGGCCACGCGGGCGCCGCTGGCCGAGAAGCAGATGCTGTGCACCCACCCGCAGCTGCTGCTCGACTCGAACATCAGCTCCCCAAACGGCATCTTGGAGCCCCAGGGCGTGGGGCTGGGCCGCTCCTCCACCTCCTTGATGTAGGCTGAGAAGATCCTGGGGGAGACACAGCCCTGCCATGTGTCCCTGGAcacagccccagcgctgcctccatccctgctccctcgtgtgcctcagtttccctgacGGAGCCTATGGGGTGCCCCGCTGGGTGCTGCAATGCTGGTCCCtggggctcccccagccctccccacaTTGCCCCTGCACCCCATCCCTGGCTCCCATGGCACCTGGAGGGGTGAACTCAACCCCATGGGTGAgccagggtgctgggctgtgccagGGTGGGAACCCAACCCATCCTTAGGGGTCCACCGGTCACCCACCCCCCAGCTCCTCACCGGCACTTGAAGTCGCAGGAGCCGGCGGCCAGGAGGACGTTGTTGGGGTGCCAGTCGAGGCTGAGCACCGTGGAGCGGATGGGCTTCTTGATGTGCTTGCACACCCACCTGCGGGAGAGCGGTCGGTGTCAGCGGGGAGCATCAACCTCCTCGAGAAACCCCACCGGGCTTTTGGGGGGCTGGTTGGGGCTACAagcaccccaggagctgcccTGGGTGACCGGCTTGAGGCAGCAGCCAGGACGTGGGGACAGCATGGCCCAGCAGATGGGGTTTGGAGCACCTCCCTCCATATCCCCATCTGTCCACTCTTCTAGTCTCCTCTCTCCCAATCTATGTCCCTTCCACGTCCCCTCCAACtccccatccatccatccatcccctCATCAATCTCCCCATCTGTCTCCTCTTCCACATCCTCCTCCATCTTGTCCTGTCTCATCTCCTGCTCCTCTGGTCTCCTATCTCCCAATCCATATCCTTTTCCACCTCCCCTACATCCATCTTCCCACCTATCCACCTGTCCATTCCTCCATCCCTTCTCCATCTTTACTCCATCCATCTATCTCCATCTTCTCATGGCTCCATCTCCCCCAGGACAGCCCCAGGCCGTGGCTGAGCCTCACCAGTCGTTCTCCTGCTCAAAGTAGCAGATGGAGATGAGCCGGGAGCCGCTGCCCACAGCAAACTTGTTCTCCTTGGGGGACCACTTGACACAGCGAGCGGCCCGGTTGATCCGCAGGATGACCAAGGTGGGTTTCCAGACATTCCCCTTCAGGGTCCAGACGTAGGCATTGCGGTCAGTCCCGCACGTCACCAGCCGGTTGCTCTCAGGGGCCCAGTCGATGCCTGGAAGGCAGAGGGGGGTGATGGTGGCCCAGGGAGCCATGGGGACGGGTCATTCAGGGTGGGAGGCTGTTTGAAGGCAAAGCTGTTCTGGGTGGTCTCTGCTACAGAGACACCCTTTGCTCCACTCCCACTTCCATTCCAAATCATCCCACTCCATCCCAACCCATCTCACCCCAtctcatccatccatccatcccacTCCAACCACCTcatcccttcccatccctccacACCCCATCCCTCTCCATCACTctcatcccatccatcccacccCTGGGTGCCTTCTGACACACTGGATCAGGGCCAGGAGAGCTAGACACAACCTGCTCTCTCTTCTCCACCCACTGCTCAATCCCCATCCAGAAGCTGCTGATGTCACCAAGTGTGGCTGTGACCATCTCCAGGGCAGGGCCACCCAGcagctgtgtccctgtcccctctaTCAGCCAGGGCTCACCTGTCACCTGCCCGTTGTGCTCCTTCAGCTCATGGACTTTGCTCCACTTGGACCCATCCTTGCGGTAGATGTGGACCTCATGGTTGTTGGGGCAGAGGGCGATCTCTGCGGGGCAAGAGCAGCCGGGACAGAGCCCTCCCGTGGGTGGTGGGCTCTGCCAGGGGGAACTGGGACAATGGGCTCTGACCTGCCCCTTCCTGCGCTCCAGGCTTGGTGGGGCACAGTGGGACCCCACATAGACCCAACTGCATGGTGAGGTCCCACcacaccccccagccccacgcttCCCCAaagctgcccctgctcctgtgAACTGTCCCTATGGGAAAGGGAGGAGCTCTCCCATACCCAACAGCCCAGCATCCTCCCTTGCCCAGCGTGTGGTCCCGTGGGgctggtgggatgggatggagtaGGATAAGATGGGCTGGGGTGTGATGAGAGGGGGTTGCATGGGACAGGATGGGgtaggatgggatgggacggaTGTAGTGGGATGGGCCAGGATGGTTGCAGGCACTCAGCTCCCATccagccccatcccacccccGTGCCCGGCACATCACCCGCAGCAGAGAAAGCCCTTTTTGTTCTCTCCCACATCCCC
Encoded here:
- the ARPC1B gene encoding actin-related protein 2/3 complex subunit 1B, translating into MAYHSFLLEPISCHAWNKDRTQIALCPNNHEVHIYRKDGSKWSKVHELKEHNGQVTGIDWAPESNRLVTCGTDRNAYVWTLKGNVWKPTLVILRINRAARCVKWSPKENKFAVGSGSRLISICYFEQENDWWVCKHIKKPIRSTVLSLDWHPNNVLLAAGSCDFKCRIFSAYIKEVEERPSPTPWGSKMPFGELMFESSSSCGWVHSICFSASGARVAWVSHDSTLCLADANKKMAVASLCTETLPLLAVTFITENSLVAAGHDCCPMLFTYEESQGTLTFGGKLDVPKQSSQRGLTARERFQNLDKKASSDTTNASLDTLHKNSISQISVLAGGKANCSQFCTTGMDGGMSIWDVKSLESALKDLKIK